A DNA window from Aspergillus nidulans FGSC A4 chromosome V contains the following coding sequences:
- a CDS encoding uncharacterized protein (transcript_id=CADANIAT00003626) has protein sequence MNAANGALVPTVHSVFEQLEHDEGINVLQMKDEPGIVMAVIINAYTLQSMSICPPSANTLQNLVSLDGGDVREDATQYL, from the exons ATGAATGCCGCTAATGGCGCGCTGGTGCCAACAG TCCACTCTGTTTTTGAGCAGCTCGAACACGATGAAGGAATCAATGTTCTTCAAATGAAAGATGAGCCTGGCATCGTAATGGCTGTAATAATT AATGCCTACACCCTACAGTCCATGTCTATCTGCCCGCCCTCGGCGAATAC TTTACAAAACCTAGTCTCACTAGA CGGTGGTGATGTTAGGGAAGACGCTACTCAATACCTgtag
- a CDS encoding uncharacterized protein (transcript_id=CADANIAT00003627) — translation MKSLLALVAGNLVTAVSGHGYLTVPASRTRLGFEAGIDTCPECSILEPVSAWPDLTAAQVGRSGPCGYNARVSVDYNQPGDYWGNEPVVSYTAGDVVEVQWCVDHNGDHGGMFTYGICQNQTLVDLFLTPGYLPTNEEKQAAEDCFLEGELSCLHVPGQTCNYNPDCSAGEPCYQNDWFTCNAFQADNNRACQGVDGAALNSCMTTIAGGYTVTKKIKIPDYSSSHTLLRFRWNSFQTAQVYLHCADIAIVGGSGSSPSPTSTTSTATSTTTPSSTSCASAISIPVTFNALVTTTYGENVYLAGSISQLGSWSTSSAVALSASKYSSSSPLWTVTVDLPVGATFEYKYIKKESDGSIVWESGPNRSYTVPTGCSGTTATESGAWR, via the exons ATGAAGTCTCTCCTCGCCCTTGTGGCAGGAAATCTCGTCACTGCTGTGTCTGGTCATGGGTATTTGACTGTCCCCGCAAGCCGTACCCGTCTGGGCTTCGAG GCTGGAATAGATACGTGCCCGGAATGCTCGATCCTCGAGCCGGTATCTGCATGGCCAGATCTGACTGCGGCCCAGGTTGGTAGAAGTGGTCCCTGCGGTTACAACGCTCGGGTGAGTGTGGATTACAATCAGCCTGGAGATTACTGGGGAAACGAGCCGGTGGTCTCCTATACTGCTGGTGATGTCGTTGAAGTACAGTGGTGTGTAGACCACAATGGGGATCATGGTGGAATGTTTACATATGGTATCTGCCAGAACCAAACCTTGGTGGACCTGTTCTTGACCCCTGGCTATCTGCCAACAAACGAAGAGAagcaagctgcagaagactgcTTCTTAGAAGGTGAACTCAGTTGCCTTCATGTCCCCGGACAGACCTGCAATTACAACCCCGATTGCAGTGCAGGTGAGCCATGTTATCAAAACGACTGGTTCACCTGCAATGCTTTCCAGGCAGACAACAATCGCGCATGCCAAGGGGTCGACGGGGCAGCGTTGAACTCCTGCATGACCACGATCGCCGGTGGATACACCGTgaccaagaagatcaagatccCCGATTACTCATCCAGCCATACCCTCCTCCGATTCAGATGGAATTCGTTCCAGACAGCCCAGGTGTATCTGCACTGCGCTGATATTGCTATTGTGGGTGGTAGTGGTTCATCACCTAGCCCTACTTCGACCACATCCACTGCTACCTCAACGACTACACCTTCTTCCACCAGCTGCGCGTCCGCAATCTCTATACCGGTGACGTTCAACGCGCTTGTTACAACTACCTATGGTGAGAACGTGTACCTTGCCGGATCCATCAGCCAGCTAGGTTCCTGGTCGACTAGCTCTGCCGTTGCTCTATCTGCCAGCAAATATAGTTCGTCCAGCCCACTATGGACCGTGACAGTCGACCTCCCAGTCGGGGCCACATTCGAATACAAGTATATCAAGAAGGAGTCGGATGGAAGTATTGTCTGGGAGAGTGGCCCGAACAGGAGCTACACTGTGCCGACTGGCTGTTCGGGGACAACCGCCACAGAGAGTGGTGCATGGCGGTAG
- a CDS encoding uncharacterized protein (transcript_id=CADANIAT00003628), translated as MALELRVLALSSITYSKQGEIPLDQVFPRSNLCAENGLSPSRNSEAGIYTMENFVATEPEAVLAGTSRTLKPGDVMGQSMRKINGFATMPTNIFSHPGVFQRMLEGAGFTNVTAQHYSDNTKPMTRLFHLIAYIPHLIVTFLGLEKYFINTIAGVLQSYRGRNHWRIWPSQQRNEAGGTCRRSKRSVIMPSKLNLRFV; from the exons ATGGCCTTAGAGTTGAGGGTATTGGCATTGTCGAGCATCACCTACTCAAAGCAAGGCGAAATACCTCTCGATCAGGTCTTTCCAAGGTCGAATCTCTGTGCAGAGAATGGATTATCACCATCTAGAAATTCCGAGGCCGGCATCTACACTATGGAAAATTTCGTAGCAACGGAGCCTGAGGCTGTCCTAGCAGGGACTTCCCGTACCCTAAAACCAGGAG ATGTGATGGGACAGTCTATGCGCAAGATCAACGGATTCGCTACGATGCCGACAAACATTTTCTCGCACCCAGGGGTATTCCAGCGGATGCTTGAAGGTGCTGGATTCACGAATGTGACTGCGCAGCATTATTCGGACAATACCAAGCCTATGACACGACTGTTTCACCTGATTGCCTACATTCCTCACCTTATCGTCACGTTCCTCGGCTTGGAAAAATACTTTATTAATACGATAGCTGGAGTTCTTCAGTCTTACCGTGGCCGCAACCACTGGCGTATCTGGCCCTCTCAGCAACGAAACGAAGCCGGGGGAACCTGTCGAAGGAGCAAAAGATCGGTGATTATGCCCTCGAAACTCAACCTACGATTCGTTTAA